Proteins encoded in a region of the Uloborus diversus isolate 005 chromosome 1, Udiv.v.3.1, whole genome shotgun sequence genome:
- the LOC129235147 gene encoding uncharacterized protein LOC129235147 isoform X3: protein MLHSFLPKLVLLCVLLCDVNAVKKCYNLKKDGLVPTYVDKVTPQCKVKFSKDVSAKCGNKLLFGATATEPTIKFNLPQRNCINGTIISIDPDAIGVTPPFLHELATNIPKECLKEGYNSNTCKAGDLQAPFVSPGGCEVPQRCFS from the exons ATGCTGCACTCATTCTTGCCAAAGTTGGTTCTTCTGTGTGTATTGCTGTGCGATGTAAATGCAGTAAAAAAATGCTACAATCTTAAAAAAGATGGATTGGTTCCAACGTACGTTGATAAAGTGACGCCACAATGCAAG gTGAAGTTCAGCAAAGATGTTTCAGCTAAATGTGGAAATAAACTGCTATTTGGTGCTACTGCTACCGAGCCAACTATAAAGTTTAACTTGCCGCAGAGAAATTGTATAAACGGCACTATTATATCAATTG ATCCAGATGCCATTGGAGTGACACCTCCATTTTTGCATGAGTTGGCGACCAACATTCCAAAGGAGTGTCTCAAGGAAGGGTATAACTCAAACACTTGCAAAGCTGGGGACCTGCAAGCTCCTTTTGTTTCTCCTGGTGGCT